A single genomic interval of Terriglobus albidus harbors:
- a CDS encoding BlaI/MecI/CopY family transcriptional regulator encodes MPPRRSNTLTEAELRLMRLLWRLGECSVQDLVSAMPADARLAYNSVLTTIRILESKGYVEHRQDGRAFLYTAVVAEHDAQQSEVRHVIGRFFENSREKLMLAVLGDGQVSAEELARLKQAIAEAEAAARSTEQEVPGQ; translated from the coding sequence CGCCGCTCCAATACGCTCACTGAGGCCGAACTCCGGCTGATGCGCCTGCTATGGCGGCTAGGCGAATGCTCCGTCCAGGATCTTGTCTCGGCCATGCCTGCTGATGCTCGGCTCGCCTACAACTCCGTCCTGACGACCATTCGCATCCTCGAATCCAAGGGCTACGTCGAGCACCGTCAGGATGGCCGCGCCTTCCTCTATACCGCAGTTGTCGCCGAGCACGATGCGCAGCAGAGCGAAGTGCGCCATGTGATCGGCCGCTTCTTTGAGAACAGCCGTGAAAAGCTGATGCTCGCGGTGCTGGGAGACGGCCAGGTCAGCGCAGAAGAATTGGCCCGGCTCAAGCAGGCCATTGCGGAAGCCGAGGCTGCGGCACGATCCACAGAGCAAGAGGTGCCCGGCCAATGA
- a CDS encoding M56 family metallopeptidase translates to MTASLLKLSSLLATTWAASLWEGAAFSLIGFALLRLMPRASSALRHTLLLALFLLSATLPWLPLHRGTVDGAAPHVLTLSQWLATAIAAVWLAATGIRATLLVIAWRHLRDVRRSAQPLALDLPLTTHRRPVVCTSSTVESPLIVGFFRPVLLLPEWLVPQLSDRELRQIVVHECEHLRRGDDWTNLLLQIGLMLFPLNPALTWLNRHIGVQRELSCDAAVVAATAQPLAYAASLTRIAEQHLERSSLRLALAAWGRRSELAQRVHALLRQSKNWKPWQSAVASIASAVLLLAIAAGLSRAPQLVAVEAPVSESAATSLPAVPTLPSAAPVRFVPASFTTDAPAPATHKPSRKHTPLRQTAAPEPGSNSTKVKRAEIQRVEHAPRFLRTAAAGDTILLQNSDGSISTRERVAPAVVLTPAWLAVPVPDGWLVIQL, encoded by the coding sequence ATGACTGCCTCTCTCCTGAAACTGTCATCACTGCTCGCCACGACCTGGGCTGCCAGCCTGTGGGAAGGCGCCGCCTTCTCCCTCATCGGCTTTGCGCTATTGCGGCTGATGCCCCGTGCGTCCTCGGCGCTTCGCCATACACTGCTACTGGCTCTTTTTCTGCTTAGCGCAACGCTTCCCTGGCTTCCACTTCACCGTGGCACGGTTGACGGCGCAGCACCCCATGTACTCACGCTCTCCCAGTGGCTGGCGACCGCAATCGCCGCCGTCTGGCTGGCGGCCACAGGGATTCGCGCCACTCTACTGGTTATCGCCTGGAGGCATCTCCGCGACGTGCGCCGCTCTGCACAGCCACTCGCTCTTGACCTCCCTCTCACTACGCATCGCCGTCCGGTCGTGTGCACTTCCTCTACGGTCGAGTCGCCACTCATCGTTGGCTTCTTTCGCCCGGTGCTTCTGCTGCCCGAATGGCTCGTGCCTCAACTCAGCGATCGCGAACTTCGGCAGATCGTAGTGCATGAATGCGAGCACCTGCGCCGCGGTGACGACTGGACCAATCTGTTACTGCAGATCGGCCTGATGTTGTTCCCGTTGAATCCGGCGCTCACATGGCTGAATCGCCACATCGGCGTGCAGCGCGAACTCTCCTGCGATGCCGCCGTCGTTGCGGCAACTGCGCAGCCGCTGGCCTACGCGGCATCATTGACGCGGATTGCGGAGCAACACCTTGAGCGCAGCTCGCTGCGCCTGGCGCTGGCTGCATGGGGACGCCGCTCCGAACTTGCCCAGCGTGTTCATGCTTTGCTCAGGCAGTCAAAGAACTGGAAGCCGTGGCAGTCCGCGGTTGCCTCCATCGCCAGCGCAGTCCTCCTGCTCGCCATAGCTGCCGGTCTCTCCCGTGCGCCGCAGCTTGTTGCCGTCGAAGCACCTGTATCGGAATCGGCCGCTACAAGCTTGCCCGCGGTCCCGACATTGCCGTCCGCAGCTCCGGTTCGGTTTGTTCCCGCGTCATTTACAACAGACGCGCCGGCCCCAGCCACTCATAAACCCAGCCGCAAGCACACGCCTCTAAGACAAACCGCCGCACCAGAGCCGGGCAGCAATAGCACCAAAGTCAAGCGCGCTGAGATACAGCGAGTGGAACATGCTCCCAGGTTCCTCCGCACCGCCGCCGCAGGCGACACAATACTTTTGCAGAACTCTGACGGCAGCATCAGCACGCGTGAGCGTGTTGCTCCGGCTGTTGTCCTGACACCCGCGTGGCTCGCCGTGCCTGTACCGGACGGCTGGCTCGTCATTCAACTCTAG